In Gimesia sp., the following are encoded in one genomic region:
- a CDS encoding FHA domain-containing protein — protein MIAKLIPLNGGQPILIDKDVTVVGRKSDLCDVQIDKNSISKIHCVIIKTDGLLFVRDLCSTNGTRVNGQKITRGALLPGDELSIASTRFEVELTGKHKKQQVSVEENNLHTEMLTAFNLEVESVDEKPESDGDSEMKLASE, from the coding sequence ATGATAGCGAAACTGATTCCATTAAATGGTGGTCAGCCGATTCTGATTGATAAAGACGTTACAGTGGTCGGTCGGAAATCGGACCTGTGTGACGTTCAAATCGATAAAAATAGCATCTCTAAGATTCATTGCGTGATTATCAAAACGGACGGTCTTCTATTCGTGAGAGATCTGTGCAGCACGAACGGGACTCGTGTGAACGGTCAGAAAATCACCCGCGGTGCTCTACTGCCAGGGGATGAACTCTCGATTGCTTCGACCCGTTTCGAGGTAGAACTGACTGGCAAGCACAAAAAACAACAGGTCTCGGTGGAGGAGAATAACCTGCATACCGAGATGCTGACCGCGTTTAACCTGGAAGTCGAGAGCGTGGATGAAAAGCCAGAGTCCGATGGTGACAGTGAGATGAAACTGGCGTCAGAATAA
- the fusA gene encoding elongation factor G — MKNLDKYRNIGISAHIDSGKTTLTERILYYSGRIHKVREVRGGDGGATMDSMDLERERGITIASAATQVQWRDYTVNIIDTPGHVDFTVEVERSLRVLDGAVLVLCSVGGVQSQSLTVDRQMKRYGVPRIAFINKMDRTGADSASVIKQIEEKLHVVPLPLQIPMGEGAQFDGVVDLVTMQAVTYEGEQGEKEVLGEIPEQFKAAAEEARAAMLETLSMFSDDLMVALLEEAEIPVDDIYKVIREATLSHEITPVMMGTAFKNKGVQTLLDAVVRFLPSPLDREISAIDLDAQQKAIKEGAEDTHSDSFRTKLSHSSDKPLVAMAFKIVDETFGQLTYMRIYQGKIEKGQSYVNTRTGNSTRFGRLVRMHADSREDVDVGEAGDIIAAVGMECASGDTFCSDGENYALESIFVPEPVIRLSIEPLDRDGADRLAKAIQRFNREDPTFHVMTDEETNQTIIAGMGQLHLDVYIERIKREYKVECIVGEPRVAYRETPTIPVEYNHKHKKQTGGSGQYAHVVGKIEPMAVENDSETYEFNNAITQGRIPKEYIPAVDKGFQRALVKGPLCECEVVGVSATLSDGSYHDVDSSEMAFNVAAFNCMRDSLKKANMALLEPIMKLEVEVPEEFQGAVTGHIAQKRGVINTSETKMGTSVFIAEVPLASMFDYANELRSMTQGKGGFSMEFSRYAQVPRNIQEEVVARRLKEKEERMATA, encoded by the coding sequence ATGAAAAATCTGGACAAGTATCGAAACATTGGTATTTCGGCTCACATCGACTCTGGTAAAACCACACTTACCGAACGGATTCTGTACTACTCAGGCCGAATCCACAAAGTGCGTGAAGTGCGAGGGGGTGACGGTGGAGCAACCATGGACAGTATGGACCTGGAGCGTGAGCGTGGGATTACCATCGCTTCTGCCGCCACACAGGTGCAGTGGAGAGACTATACTGTCAACATCATCGATACCCCGGGCCACGTTGACTTTACCGTGGAAGTGGAACGTAGTCTTCGCGTACTGGACGGTGCCGTTCTGGTTCTCTGCTCGGTAGGCGGTGTACAGAGCCAGTCTCTGACCGTTGACCGTCAGATGAAACGTTATGGCGTCCCCCGTATTGCCTTCATCAACAAGATGGACCGTACCGGTGCTGATTCTGCCAGTGTAATCAAGCAGATCGAAGAAAAGCTGCACGTTGTCCCTCTGCCGCTGCAGATTCCGATGGGCGAAGGTGCTCAGTTCGATGGTGTGGTTGACCTCGTAACCATGCAGGCTGTCACCTACGAAGGCGAACAGGGTGAAAAAGAAGTCCTCGGCGAAATTCCTGAGCAGTTCAAAGCTGCTGCTGAAGAAGCTCGCGCCGCGATGCTGGAAACCCTCTCCATGTTCAGCGACGACCTGATGGTCGCCCTGCTGGAAGAGGCAGAAATTCCCGTTGACGACATTTACAAAGTCATTCGTGAAGCGACTCTGTCTCACGAAATCACCCCCGTCATGATGGGAACAGCTTTCAAAAACAAAGGTGTGCAGACTCTGCTTGACGCCGTGGTTCGCTTCCTGCCCAGCCCGCTCGATCGTGAAATCTCCGCGATTGACCTGGACGCCCAGCAGAAAGCCATCAAAGAAGGAGCAGAAGATACTCACAGCGATTCGTTCCGTACGAAGCTGTCTCACTCTTCCGACAAACCTCTGGTCGCCATGGCCTTCAAGATTGTCGACGAAACCTTCGGTCAGCTGACCTACATGCGAATCTATCAGGGTAAAATTGAAAAAGGTCAGAGCTACGTCAACACCCGAACCGGGAACTCTACCCGCTTCGGCCGGTTGGTGCGTATGCACGCTGACAGCCGTGAAGACGTTGATGTAGGTGAAGCTGGTGACATTATCGCAGCTGTAGGTATGGAGTGTGCCTCCGGGGATACGTTCTGTAGCGATGGTGAAAACTACGCTCTGGAAAGTATCTTTGTACCTGAGCCTGTGATTCGTCTCTCGATCGAACCACTCGACCGGGACGGTGCCGATCGTCTGGCTAAAGCGATTCAGCGATTCAACCGCGAAGACCCCACCTTCCACGTGATGACTGATGAAGAAACCAATCAGACCATCATCGCTGGTATGGGTCAGTTGCACCTCGATGTTTACATCGAACGTATCAAACGCGAATACAAAGTCGAATGTATCGTGGGTGAACCCCGTGTGGCTTACCGCGAAACACCGACCATCCCTGTGGAATACAACCACAAGCACAAAAAGCAGACTGGCGGTTCCGGTCAGTACGCACACGTCGTTGGTAAAATTGAGCCGATGGCAGTGGAAAACGACAGCGAAACCTACGAATTTAATAATGCGATCACTCAGGGGCGTATTCCCAAAGAATACATTCCGGCTGTGGACAAAGGATTCCAGCGGGCTCTCGTTAAAGGCCCCTTGTGCGAATGTGAAGTTGTGGGAGTTTCCGCCACTCTGTCAGACGGTAGCTACCACGATGTTGACTCTTCAGAAATGGCGTTCAACGTTGCCGCATTCAACTGTATGCGTGACTCTCTGAAGAAAGCAAACATGGCACTGCTCGAGCCGATCATGAAACTCGAAGTGGAAGTTCCTGAAGAATTCCAGGGTGCTGTCACTGGTCATATCGCTCAGAAACGTGGTGTGATCAATACATCGGAAACCAAAATGGGAACGAGTGTCTTCATCGCTGAAGTCCCGCTGGCAAGCATGTTTGACTATGCCAACGAACTGCGTTCCATGACCCAGGGTAAAGGTGGATTCAGTATGGAATTCTCACGCTATGCCCAGGTTCCACGTAACATTCAGGAAGAAGTCGTTGCCCGTCGTCTGAAAGAAAAAGAAGAACGGATGGCAACTGCCTGA
- the ppdK gene encoding pyruvate, phosphate dikinase: protein MSGQKYVYFFGDGKADGDATLRNSLGGKGANLAEMINIGLPVPAGFTLNTDVCIHYSKTGGEYPEGVEAQVEEALAKVEEAMGAKFGCDTNPLLVSCRSGARESMPGMMDTVLNIGLNDTTVEALAKQSGNEAFAWDSYRRFVQMYGDVVMGMKGEHEDPFEHALEAKREKAGVNYDSELSAEHLKELVAEFKTLIKESTGKEFPTDPKQQIWGAIGAVFSSWDNDRAVVYRRDYGIPHNWGTACNVQAMVYGNLGDDCATGVGLTRNCSTGEPGFCGDYLINAQGEDVVAGIRAPKQIEATLSSDMPEGYKQLEEIGQILEKHYKDVQDIEFTIQRGKVWMLQTRNAKRTGFAAVRIAVDLVNEGLVSKEEAITKRRIPADDLNQLLQPIFDPVEKQKSAQEGNLLTKGINAGPGAASGHICFSAEEAEAIFNRDNSAQLVLVRRETSPEDLRGMRVSKGILTALGGASSHAALVSRQMGKACVVGASELKIDSAAGTITAGDKVLKSGDWISIDGFTGEIFAGKVETKPSEIVEVLISKTMKPEDSEAFQRYQQLMSWVDEIRKLRVRTNADQPDQAAEAIAFGAEGIGLCRTEHMFFHHLAEIREMIAAGDVESRTKAVNKLLPFQREDFTGIFKAMNGLPVTIRLLDPPLHEFLSDRHLEENPTLAEELANELGVTVEFIRRRVEELHELNPMLGHRGCRLGIVYPEITAMQARAIMEAACDVQKEGIKVHPEIMVPLAGFQTEFDNQAKIIREVAEQVLEEKGVKVEYMVGTMVELPRAAICADQIAETAQFFSFGTNDLTQTTLGMSRDDYGTFIGHYRENDIIPADPFQTIDQDGVGRLMQTGVERGRSTRSDLKIGICGEHGGDPASVIFCHGLGLDYVSCSPFRVPIARLAAAQAVLEEKA, encoded by the coding sequence ATGTCAGGTCAAAAGTATGTGTACTTCTTCGGTGATGGAAAAGCAGATGGCGACGCCACATTGCGCAATTCCCTAGGGGGGAAAGGGGCCAACCTGGCAGAAATGATCAACATCGGGCTCCCGGTCCCCGCTGGTTTCACCCTGAATACAGACGTCTGTATTCACTATAGTAAGACCGGTGGAGAATACCCCGAGGGTGTAGAAGCTCAGGTTGAAGAAGCACTGGCCAAAGTCGAAGAAGCCATGGGCGCAAAATTCGGTTGTGACACCAACCCGCTGCTGGTCTCCTGCCGTTCAGGTGCCCGGGAATCCATGCCCGGTATGATGGACACCGTTTTGAACATCGGTCTGAACGATACCACTGTCGAAGCACTGGCGAAACAGTCCGGCAACGAGGCATTTGCCTGGGACAGCTACCGCCGCTTCGTGCAGATGTACGGCGATGTGGTTATGGGTATGAAAGGTGAGCACGAAGATCCTTTTGAACATGCTCTCGAAGCCAAGCGTGAAAAAGCCGGCGTCAATTACGACTCTGAACTGAGTGCCGAACACCTCAAAGAACTGGTTGCCGAGTTCAAGACCCTCATCAAAGAAAGCACTGGTAAGGAATTCCCCACCGACCCCAAACAGCAGATCTGGGGTGCCATCGGTGCTGTATTCAGCAGCTGGGACAACGACCGGGCTGTTGTTTACCGCCGTGACTACGGGATTCCTCACAACTGGGGAACCGCCTGTAACGTACAAGCTATGGTTTACGGAAACCTGGGAGACGACTGTGCGACTGGTGTGGGCCTGACCCGTAACTGTTCTACCGGTGAACCTGGTTTCTGTGGCGACTACCTGATCAACGCCCAGGGTGAAGACGTGGTGGCCGGTATTCGTGCTCCCAAACAGATCGAAGCCACTCTGAGCAGCGATATGCCGGAAGGTTATAAGCAGCTCGAAGAAATCGGTCAGATCCTGGAAAAACACTACAAAGATGTGCAGGACATCGAGTTCACCATTCAGCGTGGTAAAGTCTGGATGCTGCAGACTCGTAACGCAAAACGAACCGGTTTTGCCGCCGTCCGCATCGCCGTCGATCTGGTTAATGAAGGTCTGGTCAGCAAAGAAGAAGCTATCACCAAACGCCGGATTCCTGCTGACGACCTGAACCAGCTCCTGCAGCCGATTTTTGACCCGGTTGAAAAACAGAAATCCGCCCAGGAAGGCAATCTGCTGACCAAGGGAATCAACGCCGGTCCGGGTGCTGCAAGTGGTCACATCTGCTTCAGTGCTGAAGAAGCCGAAGCCATTTTCAACCGTGACAATTCGGCGCAGTTGGTACTCGTTCGTCGAGAAACCAGCCCCGAAGACCTTCGCGGGATGCGTGTTTCCAAGGGGATTCTGACCGCCCTGGGTGGTGCCAGCTCACATGCTGCCCTGGTGAGCCGCCAGATGGGTAAAGCCTGTGTTGTCGGTGCTTCTGAACTGAAGATTGACTCCGCAGCTGGAACCATCACTGCCGGCGACAAGGTCCTCAAAAGCGGCGACTGGATCAGTATCGACGGTTTCACAGGCGAAATCTTCGCCGGTAAAGTGGAAACCAAACCGAGTGAAATCGTGGAAGTGCTGATCTCCAAAACCATGAAACCGGAAGACTCAGAAGCATTTCAACGATACCAGCAACTAATGAGCTGGGTTGACGAAATCCGCAAGCTGCGTGTTCGGACTAACGCTGACCAGCCCGATCAGGCAGCTGAAGCCATTGCTTTCGGTGCTGAAGGGATTGGTCTGTGTCGAACCGAGCACATGTTCTTCCACCACCTCGCTGAGATCCGCGAAATGATCGCTGCCGGCGATGTGGAATCACGCACCAAAGCTGTGAACAAGCTGCTGCCCTTCCAGCGTGAAGACTTTACCGGCATCTTTAAGGCCATGAACGGCCTGCCGGTAACCATTCGTCTGCTGGATCCGCCGCTGCACGAGTTCCTCTCTGATCGCCATCTGGAAGAGAACCCGACTCTGGCTGAAGAGTTGGCAAACGAACTGGGTGTAACAGTCGAATTCATCCGTCGCCGCGTAGAAGAGCTGCACGAGCTGAACCCGATGTTGGGTCATCGTGGCTGTCGTCTGGGTATTGTTTATCCGGAAATCACCGCGATGCAGGCCCGGGCTATTATGGAAGCCGCCTGCGACGTGCAAAAGGAAGGCATCAAAGTGCATCCTGAAATCATGGTGCCTCTGGCTGGATTCCAGACAGAATTCGATAACCAGGCCAAGATCATCCGTGAAGTTGCAGAGCAGGTTCTGGAAGAAAAAGGCGTCAAGGTTGAGTACATGGTCGGAACCATGGTTGAACTGCCGCGTGCTGCCATCTGTGCAGATCAGATCGCAGAAACCGCTCAGTTCTTCAGCTTCGGGACCAACGACCTGACCCAGACCACTCTGGGTATGAGTCGTGACGACTACGGTACCTTCATCGGTCACTACCGAGAAAATGACATCATTCCTGCAGACCCGTTCCAGACCATCGATCAGGATGGTGTCGGACGTCTGATGCAGACCGGTGTCGAACGTGGTCGGAGCACTCGTTCTGATCTCAAGATCGGGATTTGTGGTGAACACGGTGGTGATCCTGCCAGTGTGATCTTCTGCCACGGACTGGGTCTGGATTACGTCAGCTGCTCACCTTTCCGGGTTCCAATCGCCCGTCTGGCAGCAGCTCAGGCTGTGCTGGAAGAAAAAGCATAA
- a CDS encoding 6-pyruvoyl tetrahydropterin synthase family protein, whose protein sequence is MKDSVPRYKVRVTKDHLVFSAAHFITFNGNICERLHGHNWRVAAELTGPLDENGYVFDFIALRDQLQKTVDALDHRVLLPTLHDKIKVREDQNEVEATFEERRWVFPREDCILLPIANTTAELIAHWIGQELLTVIGSDTASQIESVQIEVEENFGQWAICELPVPRN, encoded by the coding sequence ATGAAGGATAGCGTCCCCCGATACAAAGTTCGCGTTACCAAAGACCACCTCGTCTTCAGTGCGGCACACTTTATCACATTCAACGGCAATATCTGTGAGCGTCTGCACGGTCACAACTGGCGTGTCGCTGCTGAGCTGACCGGGCCTCTCGACGAAAACGGTTATGTCTTCGATTTCATTGCGCTTCGCGATCAGTTGCAGAAAACGGTAGACGCGCTCGATCACCGTGTTCTGCTTCCCACACTTCACGATAAAATTAAAGTCAGGGAAGATCAGAATGAAGTCGAAGCCACTTTCGAAGAGCGGCGCTGGGTTTTCCCGCGTGAGGACTGCATCCTGCTGCCGATTGCCAATACAACGGCTGAATTAATCGCGCACTGGATTGGCCAGGAGTTGTTGACTGTGATAGGATCAGATACCGCAAGTCAGATCGAATCAGTCCAGATTGAAGTAGAAGAAAATTTCGGGCAGTGGGCAATCTGCGAACTCCCTGTCCCCCGGAACTGA
- a CDS encoding triphosphoribosyl-dephospho-CoA synthase, whose amino-acid sequence MSQNKAQLENWCYLACLLEATSQKPGNVHPGASFPDLTYVDFLHSARAIAPLLPQSEPGSIGETVLNCITATRDVSASNSNLGMVLLLAPLLAVPTELTISEGIESILDGLSIADALLVYEAIRVACPGGLGATETQDISDEPTGTLREVMALAAERDAIAREYASGFQITLQTAVPALQEFWNQSSDWETAVIRLQLQLMADCPDTLIARKCGLAEAEEAARRARETLQAENLESSLQELDHWLRETGNRRNPGTTADLIVAALFVALRDGFIKPPALATIREKVPPPLQAELSSLIHEG is encoded by the coding sequence ATGAGTCAAAATAAAGCACAACTCGAAAACTGGTGCTATCTGGCCTGCCTGCTCGAAGCGACCTCACAAAAGCCGGGGAATGTGCACCCCGGCGCCTCGTTTCCCGATCTGACATACGTCGATTTCCTCCACTCTGCACGGGCGATTGCCCCCCTGCTCCCACAGTCAGAGCCAGGCAGTATAGGCGAAACCGTCTTGAACTGCATCACAGCAACCCGGGATGTCTCTGCCAGCAACTCCAACCTGGGCATGGTCCTGTTACTGGCCCCTCTGCTGGCCGTACCGACTGAGCTAACCATCTCTGAGGGGATTGAATCGATTCTGGATGGATTGAGTATCGCCGACGCACTTCTGGTTTACGAGGCAATCAGAGTGGCCTGTCCGGGGGGCCTGGGAGCGACGGAAACGCAGGATATCTCAGACGAACCAACGGGCACACTGCGCGAAGTCATGGCCCTGGCAGCTGAGCGGGATGCCATCGCGCGAGAATATGCCAGCGGATTTCAAATCACCCTCCAGACAGCGGTCCCCGCACTGCAGGAATTCTGGAATCAATCCTCAGACTGGGAGACCGCCGTCATTCGTCTGCAGCTCCAACTGATGGCCGACTGTCCGGATACATTGATCGCCCGTAAGTGTGGGCTAGCTGAAGCGGAGGAAGCTGCCCGGCGAGCTCGCGAGACCTTACAGGCGGAAAACCTTGAGAGCAGCTTGCAGGAACTTGACCACTGGTTGCGCGAGACAGGAAATCGCAGGAATCCGGGAACGACAGCCGATTTAATCGTCGCGGCTTTGTTTGTTGCCCTGCGGGACGGTTTCATCAAGCCCCCTGCACTGGCTACAATCAGAGAAAAAGTCCCTCCACCTCTTCAAGCGGAATTGAGCTCGTTAATTCATGAAGGATAG
- the trxA gene encoding thioredoxin: MSANAPWIIDVTEENFETEVLQKSQQIPIIIDFWAPWCGPCQQLAPMLENVLNEFQGKVHLAKINIDEQQGLAAAFRVQSIPTVVAFLNGQPVDHFQGILPEESLREWVTQLVPSPLDMLLQEGQILEETDPAAAEGKYREAAELDPKNDAIKLRLAAVLAKLSRFDESGKIIAELETRGFLEPEAEQIKSQLELQAAADEAGGVEEARKALEADPDNADLKIALADALAISNKHEEALEICLAIIAEDKAGAGVEAKATMLRIFDLLGPQSALTSAYRRKLATLLY, translated from the coding sequence ATGTCAGCCAATGCCCCCTGGATCATTGATGTTACCGAAGAGAACTTCGAAACCGAAGTCCTGCAGAAGTCGCAACAAATACCGATCATCATTGATTTCTGGGCTCCCTGGTGCGGGCCCTGTCAGCAGCTGGCTCCCATGCTGGAAAACGTGCTCAACGAATTCCAGGGAAAAGTCCACTTGGCCAAAATCAATATCGACGAACAACAGGGCCTGGCGGCCGCATTCCGCGTGCAGTCGATTCCGACTGTGGTCGCCTTCCTGAACGGGCAACCCGTCGATCATTTCCAGGGGATCCTGCCCGAAGAGTCACTGCGGGAATGGGTAACGCAGCTGGTACCTTCCCCCCTCGATATGTTGCTGCAGGAAGGTCAGATCCTGGAAGAGACCGATCCAGCGGCCGCAGAAGGCAAGTACCGTGAAGCAGCAGAACTCGATCCGAAAAACGATGCCATCAAACTGCGACTGGCCGCTGTGCTGGCAAAGCTGTCTCGCTTCGATGAATCTGGCAAGATCATCGCAGAACTGGAAACCCGCGGCTTTCTGGAGCCCGAGGCGGAGCAGATTAAATCACAGCTCGAACTGCAGGCTGCCGCGGACGAAGCGGGTGGGGTGGAAGAGGCTCGCAAAGCATTGGAGGCGGATCCTGATAATGCAGACCTGAAAATCGCATTGGCTGACGCCCTGGCCATATCCAACAAACATGAAGAAGCCCTGGAAATCTGTCTGGCGATCATCGCAGAAGATAAGGCGGGAGCTGGCGTGGAAGCCAAAGCCACGATGTTGCGAATCTTCGATCTGCTGGGGCCACAGTCAGCCCTGACCAGCGCATACCGTCGCAAGCTGGCGACTCTTCTCTATTAA
- a CDS encoding dihydrodipicolinate synthase family protein, which translates to MSPSIERQQLQTVHIVPLTAFDQQDRINVEMQSAHTAKLYEAGMRVYLPGAGTSEFHSLLPEEIVQLVKITREVTGPETLIFAPIGYQVNAAKQLAVDCLEAGATGIMFMPFAHPYMSDRGAEEYYRAVMDAADCPTLFYKKAAIPSDELLLELAADERAVGVKYSVNQMHQFRTTVSADTEGMEWVCGSAERFAPYYMLAGSGGFTSGAGNVCPHLSLAMHAAFLAGDYADGMRIQQLILPIEDYRARCGDSFNISMLKYAITLTGADFGPPRPPQRTLTSEQEAEIRQLMEPVLAAEAELAQQKSPVS; encoded by the coding sequence ATGAGCCCATCGATTGAGCGTCAACAGCTGCAAACTGTGCATATTGTCCCACTGACCGCCTTCGATCAGCAGGATCGGATCAACGTCGAGATGCAGTCGGCACACACGGCGAAACTGTATGAGGCAGGCATGCGTGTATATCTACCTGGGGCAGGGACCAGTGAATTTCATAGTCTGCTACCAGAAGAAATTGTGCAACTGGTGAAGATCACTCGCGAAGTGACCGGTCCGGAAACCCTGATTTTTGCACCCATCGGTTACCAGGTAAATGCAGCAAAGCAACTGGCGGTTGACTGTCTGGAGGCAGGGGCCACCGGCATCATGTTCATGCCTTTTGCTCATCCTTACATGAGTGATCGCGGGGCGGAAGAGTATTACCGTGCCGTGATGGACGCTGCCGACTGTCCTACCTTGTTCTATAAGAAAGCGGCGATTCCCAGTGATGAGCTGCTGCTGGAACTGGCCGCTGACGAGCGGGCCGTGGGAGTCAAGTATTCGGTGAATCAGATGCATCAGTTCCGCACAACGGTCAGCGCCGATACGGAAGGCATGGAATGGGTCTGCGGTTCTGCGGAGCGGTTTGCGCCTTATTACATGCTGGCTGGTTCAGGTGGATTTACCAGCGGAGCCGGGAATGTGTGTCCGCATCTGTCGCTGGCGATGCACGCGGCGTTTCTCGCGGGCGACTATGCCGACGGAATGCGGATTCAGCAACTAATCCTGCCGATCGAAGATTATCGGGCACGCTGCGGGGACAGCTTCAACATCAGCATGTTGAAGTATGCCATTACTCTGACCGGTGCAGATTTCGGGCCTCCGCGGCCACCTCAGCGGACACTGACCAGCGAACAGGAAGCAGAAATTCGTCAGCTGATGGAGCCGGTTCTGGCTGCGGAAGCTGAATTGGCGCAACAAAAAAGCCCCGTTTCGTAA
- a CDS encoding MotA/TolQ/ExbB proton channel family protein, whose amino-acid sequence MEHLDSMPDGQPTLPEAQTEDHFLNWSKAVLKSPLFWGTAATFGFYALIPHLPLYRDLVDRYFCSHPLEYATAALFFIGMAIIGVKGMGMFVQKKSLTETQIDWDTIGEIENLHERIDVFEEQVQSQPSWLSETYLGKRLLDTVSFVKSRRSVQDLDEHLKYLAELAAEQLHASYSLIRTITWAVPIIGFLGTVIGITIAIANVTPDQLDTSLSEVTGGLAVAFDTTALALGLSLVLVFSTFIVERMEQKQLEQIELFGIEHIASCLSESERVVSPLESAEIEAAQQLVSRTEEMIQRQTDLWQQNLEGLRGRWAEMMDRQQSSFDQTLQDGMSSTLGNHAVQLEEFRSEFLNAYQSTTEQIELMLNRWQNKQEESNSQFSTHLAQIWSEVHEDVISAQTRQTTQIEEATRDIADEIRIWNQQMKDSAEVSTLQIQALNNQSEHLLKIVDQEEHLIGLQKRLTENLDAIRAAETFEETLHSLSAAVHLLTARSGRNAA is encoded by the coding sequence ATGGAACACTTGGATTCGATGCCCGATGGTCAGCCGACACTGCCAGAAGCTCAAACAGAAGATCACTTTTTGAACTGGTCCAAGGCAGTCTTGAAGTCTCCTCTTTTCTGGGGAACCGCTGCTACTTTCGGGTTTTATGCCCTGATTCCCCATCTCCCCCTGTATCGCGACCTGGTAGATCGCTACTTCTGTAGCCACCCGCTTGAGTATGCCACAGCCGCGCTGTTCTTTATCGGAATGGCCATCATTGGTGTGAAGGGCATGGGCATGTTCGTCCAGAAGAAATCCCTCACCGAAACTCAGATCGACTGGGACACCATTGGCGAGATTGAGAACCTGCACGAGCGGATCGATGTCTTTGAGGAACAGGTTCAGTCACAACCCTCGTGGCTCAGTGAGACCTACCTGGGCAAACGACTGCTGGATACGGTCTCGTTTGTGAAAAGCCGCCGGTCAGTACAGGACCTGGATGAGCACCTCAAGTATCTGGCCGAACTGGCTGCCGAGCAACTTCATGCCAGTTACTCACTCATTCGAACAATCACCTGGGCCGTGCCTATCATCGGCTTTTTGGGTACCGTGATCGGGATTACCATCGCGATTGCCAACGTGACTCCCGATCAACTGGATACATCATTGTCTGAAGTGACTGGTGGTCTGGCTGTCGCCTTTGATACCACAGCTCTGGCTTTGGGGTTGTCGCTGGTTCTCGTGTTTTCCACCTTTATTGTGGAACGTATGGAACAAAAACAGCTCGAGCAGATCGAATTGTTTGGTATCGAGCATATCGCATCCTGTCTGAGTGAATCAGAACGTGTCGTCAGTCCGCTGGAATCTGCCGAAATTGAAGCAGCACAGCAACTCGTATCGCGGACCGAAGAAATGATTCAGCGTCAGACCGATCTCTGGCAACAGAACCTGGAGGGACTCCGTGGTCGCTGGGCCGAAATGATGGATCGGCAGCAGTCGTCCTTCGACCAGACATTGCAGGACGGCATGTCCAGCACGCTGGGTAACCATGCAGTACAACTGGAAGAATTTCGGAGCGAATTTCTGAACGCATATCAGTCTACGACTGAGCAGATCGAACTCATGCTCAATCGCTGGCAAAACAAGCAGGAAGAGTCGAACAGTCAGTTCTCAACTCATCTGGCTCAAATCTGGAGTGAAGTGCATGAAGATGTCATTTCGGCCCAGACGAGGCAGACCACACAAATCGAAGAAGCGACTCGTGATATCGCTGATGAAATCCGCATCTGGAATCAGCAGATGAAGGACTCGGCCGAAGTCTCGACCCTGCAGATCCAGGCACTGAATAACCAGAGTGAGCACCTGCTGAAAATCGTCGATCAGGAAGAGCATTTGATCGGATTACAGAAACGTCTCACCGAGAATCTGGATGCGATTCGTGCTGCCGAAACGTTTGAAGAAACCCTGCACAGCCTGAGCGCTGCCGTTCATCTGCTGACAGCCCGTTCCGGCCGTAACGCTGCCTGA